ttaatGGTAGTTAAGGCAAATTAAACCACCGTAAAGGTTAAAAACTTATGCCAACGCACAATTTCGCtgcaattttcattttaatgtaGACGGTGCCAAAACTACAATTTCGATACAAGATCATCAGATTTCCCCCCAAATCCCGATTTCACCTTCGTCCCCAActtcttcttttccatttctCTCTAGCTGCACATATAGCAAAACCCACTCAAAATTTTCGCTATGTCCCTTCCACCGAATGAAACCACTAACATCGGCGCAGCTCCAGCCCAGTGATTCTCACATAAGCAAATTACTCTGCTCCCCCCCATCGAAAACCCAGTAATCGGCGTCTTCACTCGCATTTGCCGAGGCCACACCAGTGaaaaaggttttattttttcgacACCCTAAGGCTTCGTTCTTCATCATCATCGGCCCGTTTCCTAAGTTAGTGGTTTGGAGTCGATTGTCCATCCCTTCGTCTCCGGCGTTGCATCGGTTGGAGTCGATTTCCCAAGGTAAATTACTCTGTTTTATGTCTTCATAGTTCTTAATGAAACCCTAGCTTAAGGTAAAGTAGAAACAGGGATGTTTTGCTATAATATTTATGCTTAGGTTTTGAGAAGCACACACATTGGACAATCCCGTAAGCGAGAGTGTGTTTCATCATGTGTTTCTAAGGAATATTAAACCATTCACATGGCTTTTTTCGAGTGAACCACAAACTCCAGAATGCTTGGATGATCCATTAATGttctaaaaagaaaactaaattcCCTTTCTATAATTATTCTTCCTCTAAAAAGACAGGCTCAAAATCAACCAAATATAACCTGGTATTGAGTTTCGGGTAGGACAAATTATACCCAATGATTTTGCTTTTATACCTAATACAACAACATTAGCATCTCATTAATTATATTGAATAGTTTAAAATTATCATTCTAAATGGATGCTGGATGAggaattttttatcaatttgcTTGCTTGTATATAGTCTAATTTTCATAAAAGCCAGAGAGAAAAAATGAGCAACATTAAACTGTTTCTTAAGTCTGATTTTAACAGTTCCTATTTTCATTGATGGAATGACTTGCTTGTTAGGTTTGGTTGCTGATATATTGGTTTATGCACTCTACTTGTCTTTTAAGGCATatagttttcttcattttagattCATACCATATCAGAGTCATGcttttcattttagatgcacAATGATCTTACATACTTGTGCTTTGAAAAAATGCACTTGATATATCAACTAAGCTGAAAATGTTTGTTGTTCATGTATTTTGTTGGCCATATTTCATGCCAATAcatcttccttttttccttctaacTTGATCACCGTAATTAACACTCGATTACAACATGAGCGAGCGAACATTACATTGAacaaacattatattttttttgtgttgtgtCTTTTTAAGTTGGAAGCCATTTGTGtagttacattttttttcttctagccAAGGTTGTACACGGTGACAAAATTACGATTTATGTAGAGAAGGGGTGTaggatatataaaatatttgtatataataaaaattaaaaaactactCAATAGCGTGCATAAGTACATTATAAGAAGTTTCgagtttgaatgtaaaataaaaataaaaacattttatatgtcaattgatctcaatatttttttaacaaatatatataattaattatcactttctttctcaatatagactagcaaataatttataagaaaatcacaattttttttttttcaaaaccttatCTCAACAATATTAAAAGCGGAAAGtactttcaatttgtttttattttgaaatctaatatttaacatgtttatgatttaaagtttttGGCTTGTCCATATTATTCAacttaagtttttaaaataaaaggtaacaaaatattaattattattttggtataccaattattgtaatttttatacaaCAGTTTGAGTGGCAACCTTAcaaatcaataattatttttttcgtaTTCCAAGTATTGTAGTGTTTTGTATCTCAGTTTGAAACTTCAGTGACATAATTATAAACATCAACTTTGGTCAAAATGGTTTTTTAGCTTAGATGCTAGCTAGTTATATAAGTTGACTCAATTCTTAAAAAGGATTTATAGTTaaaagatggttttttttttacttaatatattGGTTTTTCCCCATATTTCCTTTACCTCCCGGCTCCCACTTCAAGAAGAAAATTCATGCTTTTATTCTTTGGGTCGCATCCCTAGCTACCTGGTTCTCTGCATGTAAGTGCCATTTACATCTGGATGCATGACTACGACCTCCAGAATTATCACCTGCAAATGCTTGCTACTGCCACCTTCTCTCATGTCGATCCCTAAATCATCTTGTTCTTTAATTCATGGGTTTTCTTTGTATCCCATGATATTTCACAAATTCTAGGCAGTGCCTATGTGAAATTATGTCTGTGCACCATATCagttccaatatatatatatatatattaataacatgaaTTGATCATCAGTTTGTTATATGTGTAACTTCcacttgatattaataaatttttttattcatgtgtCCACACCTAATTTTGTCGGTAATGGTATTTTTTTggagtataaaattataaacaaccaaacaaattaaacaaaatataaagatgGGGCAGATTAGTTTTCGTTGGAATTAGCGGAGAAATGGTGGAcaaagttaattaatttattgattttcatGATCAGTTTGCAAGCAGtaccaatattttatatatactaattatttaaaCTTCATTTTCCAAAGACTTTCtgcaattaaattattaaatatatatatctctattgtttataaataacaaTTAATCGATGATGTCTACAGCTTATACGCACATAATAAGATTTGAATCTTAGCTGCATCGATCTTATCTACATTACGAACCAAAGCATTGTGATGGGTCAGTCCCTAGCGTCTTGTACAATATTATATGATTGTACTGTCTCATGgattggttatatatatatatatatagtttaataagAACTACCTTCGAAATCCTTCGCGGATCACATATATTCAAGTACGTGAGGGCCACGCTCCAAGAAGATGCGGACTTCTTGAAAACTCTCCTTGAGTTTTCTATCTCTGCTACGATCTGTTTCAGTTTCACGTAAGGCTGCATGGCAGCCGTTGAGAATGTTGGTCGACGGTTTGTGGATTTGGTTTCGGTGGTACCCCAGCCTCTTCCTGAGTTGGTTGTGTCTCACCGTGCGCCGAAAACTAAAGATGGAGAGCTTTTCTTTCAGTTCTCCAAAGAGGAAATATTTCGGTTGGCTGAACCTTTCAGGTTCTCGATTGTTTTGAAGTTCCTCCGCAATAGGCCTTCATTGGATGCTATCAGGATCTTCATTCGAAATCGATGGAGTCTTGAAGGTGTTCCAGTGGTTTCGACCATGCGGCATCCCATAAATGTTTTTGTACGCATGGCTTCAGAGGAGGATTGTATGAGAGCACTGTCTAGGGAAGCTTGCGATATTGACTGGATCCCATATTGTGCTTTCCATTGGACACCAGATTTTAAGGAGGAAGAACCATCTATTGTTCCGGTTTGGATTGAATTACCAGATTTGCCTCCTAACTTTTATCAtgaatcttttcttaaaattttaacaatccCGATAGGTAGATTTATTAGGCGGGATAATCCCACGCAGTGTGCGACTCGCACCGATGGTGCGCGTATTTGTGTGGAGATGGATGCTGCCATTGAACCTCTttctcatttttggattgggaCTCCTGGCTTGGGGTCTAGCCGTAAGCAAGATATTGTGTATGAAACGTTGCCTGCGTTCTGTTCTAAATGCAAAATTCAGGGGCATAATGTACGCACTTGTAGAGCTAGGAAAAAGAGACCAGAAAATCTATCTTGGGTTCGGCAACAAGAAACTGTTGTTGAAGACCAAGAACCTGTTGTTGAAGAGCCGAAAGAACCTGTTATAGCAGAAGCTGGGGTTGCAGATCAAACAAAGTTGGTTCAGGAACCCAAAGAGTTAACGTTTCCTTCAGTTACTGCGGAAAAAGAAACTGCAGAAAATATTACTTCGGAGATTAATCTGGTACTCAGGACTTCTGCATTAGCTTTGTTGATTGAAGGGTTGGATGTGGATAAAGAGCATGGTGAGGTTCCTAATACAGAGGGTTCTGTAGAGGCAAGGCAGAATAAGGCAAGATTGGAAAGGGTTGATGTGCTGCATGATTCAGTTACTCTGCTACGGGAGGCGAAGGTGGCTACAGAAACTTTAGTTGGGGATGGTTCTTTTAATGATTCGGAGGTGTATACAGAGCAGAGGGTTGATGACCAAATGCAAGAGGATGTTGTCTGTCTGGAAGAAGGGTCTCTTTCAGATCCGGAGCCTGATATACATGCTGAAGTTTTTCCGCAGAACAAGGACTATCATACGGAAACAGAGGAAGAAGCTGAAAAGAGgaagtataataaaaaaaaaaattcgagaaaATAAGGAGTTCTAATCGGGTGATTACTAGAGcaacaaaattttctttatgACAGGTTCTATTTTGGTATGGAACATCAGGGGACTCGGAACTTCTATGGGACGTTTAAAGAGTTTGATTAGTAAGTTTAAACCGAAGATGGTAGTTTTGTTGGAGCCTTTCCAGAGTTTTGATAAAGCTCATTATTACATGCGGGCTCTTCACTTTGATAATGTAATATCTAATGATAAAGTTGGTGGGAAAATATGGGTCTTGTGGATGAATGATCTGGTGGTGAATGTTATTCGGATGACATCGCAGTTCTTATCTTTAAGTACAGTGGAGGGtgattttcagtttttgggTAACTTTATTTATGCAAAATGTAATATGATGGATAGGCGAATTTTATGGGAGGACTTGAGGTGGAATAATCTGAGTGAGGATCCTTATTTGTTTGCTggagattttaacattattcattCGGATTTGGAAAGGAGGGGTGGTAGATCAAGGTCAATAGCTgctatggatgattttaataaatggaTTCATGAGGGTGGTTTGATTGATTTAAACTCACATGGTAGTAAgttctcttggtgtaatggtcagCGTGGATTAGCTAAAGCTTGGGCTAAACTGGACCGTGTTTTACTTGATGCGAATTTAATGTCTATTGTCCCTAATGTGACTTGTTCGTATTTGCCGAGGATGACTTCGGATCATTGTCCCATGTTAATAGAGTTCCTTAAAGATCCTTATTCCTATGACCCTTCTCCATTTCgttttcagcaaatgtgggttGAGCATCCAGAGTTTATAGATTTTGTTAAGAGTGTGTGGTCTGTTCCAGTGGTTGGGATGGGGCTTTTTAAACTTGCTAATAGGCTTAAAAGGGTTAAGGTGGCTCTTCGTGAATGGAATAAGCGGGTGTTTGGAAGGACCAATGCTCATATTGCATCTCTGGAAGTGAAGGTTGAGGGGCTTGAAGGGAGTCTGCAAAGAGAATGGGATATAGATGCCGAGAGGGAGCTTGTGGTGGCTTCTGCTGAGTTGTCCACTTGGAGACGTAGGGAAGATATCAGATTAGCTCAAAtggcaaaaataaaatggaataaGGAAGGTGATAGGAACTCTAAATTCTTTCATGTGTGGTTAGCTAATAAAAGATGTAAAAGAATCCAAGGAATGAGAACTTCGGATGGGATTGAGTTTAATTCACCGGAAGAAATTCATAATGGTGCCGTGGATTATTTTgcggatttttttaaaaatactaatcaGTTAAGAGCATTTCCGGATTTATCACATTTGATCTCGCCGGTTATTGAAGAAGTGGATTGTACCTGCCTTTGTTGTATTCCTTCCTTGGAAGAAGTCAAGGAGGCTCTCTCTTCTATTCCTATAAACAGTTCCCCTGGGCCAAATTGTTTTGGAGCAGGTTCTTTTAAAAGTTGTTGGGAGGTGATTAAGATGGATGTTTTGGAAGCTATATCTGaattttttctatctaaaaAACTTCTAAGGTTTTATTCGGCTTCTTTTATTGTGCTTATTCCGAAAATAGATGTACCTACAGGTTTTGATGAATTTCGGCCGATAAGTCTTTGTTCAGTTTTCcataaaatttgttcaaaaattattGTGAGTCGTTTGGCAGGTTTTCTTCCCAAATTGATATTCCTTGAGCAAGGAGCTTTTATACCTGAgagaagtatttttgagaatattagtattactcaggaaatggttcattccCTGAATAAGGTTTCTCATGGAGGCAATATTATGATTAAAGTTGACATGGCAAAAACATATGATCAGGTagattggaattttttgttgGAGGTTCTCTGTTGTTTTGGATTTCTCCCTTCTTTTTGTGAGTTAATTCGTGCTTGCATTTCGAATATTTGGTACTCTGTAATGCTAAATGGAATGATGAAAGGTTTTTTTTAAGGTGGTCTTGGGTTACGTCAGGAGGATCCATTATCgccttatctatttattattattcaggAAGTCCTTTCTCGTCTTTTAAAACAGAGTGTGGTGGCAAAAAAGATTGGGCAATTCTCTCAATCTAGAGGTACTCCtcagatttctcatcttatataCGCGGatgatattgtattttttttaaaatgggagTAAGAAATCTGTTAGGGAACTTTTAATGGTGTTCGAACAGTATGAAGCATGGTCTGGCCAgatgattaataaagaaaaaatagccatatttttctcttcaaaaattTCTGTTGCTCGTAAGAGAGTTCTAAAAAGGTTGACAGGGTTTTCGGAAGGCTCTTTTCCCTTTAAATATCTGGGAGTTCTGATAGTATTGGGGCGTCTAAAACATGTGCATTTGGAGGAGATGGTTAATAAAGTTTGGAATAAAATTAGCGGCTGGAAGATGAAGCTTCTCTCCTCGGGTGGTCGTTTAATACTTCTTCGGCATGTGCTTTCTAGTATGGCCTtacatttatttgttgttttgcaggTGCCCCAATCTATTATTAAAGTTTTAAACCGTATGATGAGTACTTTTTTTTGGGGTGAGGTGAATggtaaagcaaaaaaaaagtgggtggtATGGGATAATATGTGTAAGCCCGTGAAGGAAGAGGGTCTGGGCTTGCGTAACTTGGAGGATATGCAAAAAGCATTGCATATGTGGCTTGCATGGAATTTAATTCAAGGTGAATTCTTATGGGcaaattttttaaaggaaaatatgtggGTTCTTTGCCTTGGTCTCCCATTGATACGAAAAAAGATAcgaggttttgaaaaatgatagttaagAGTATTCCTGATGTGCTAAATAATTCAAAGTGGAAAGTGAGGGAAGggaatattttgttttggtatgataaatggagggaTAGGGGTCTGTTAGTTGAGGATTGCCAGATTGTGGGGACTCCGTTGCTTAAAGTTAAGGAATGTAAGTTGAATAATAGTTGGGATATGGAGCTGTTGGTTTCGTTAGTGGGTCAGGATAATGTGGATGGTATTATTGAGGCTTTGGTTGGTTGTAAGGAGGGGTCTGATGTGTTAATCTGGACTAATCATGAGAGTGgtaatttttctactaaatcaGCTTGAGATTGTATTCGAATAAGAGGTACTAGTTTGGATTGACATTCTTGGTTGTGGCATAGGTTGTTGCCTCttaaaatttcagtttttatgTGGAGAACATGTAATATGGCTTTGAGCATTGATGATAGTCTTAGACGGATTGGGATCCCGATAGTTTCttgttgtgattgttgtgaagtAGGTAAGTATGAGGATCAAAATCATGTGCTGTTTGGAGGAGAGTTTGCAACTAACATATGGCGTCTTTGTGGTAATATTTTTGGTCTACCGATTGGTCGTACTTGGATGGAGACAGTGACGACTTGGTTTAGACGTGCGTCAAACGATTCTCAAGTGGGGATTTTTGTGGGGCTACTTCCGTCGGTTATTAGTTGGCACCTTTGGTGTAGAAGGTGTGTTGCCCGTATGGAGGGGCGCACTCAATCTATTAGTGCGGTTTGGCATATTATTAAGAATTGGATGGGTTTAATAagttcaaatatgaaaaaggtTAAGAAATGTTCTATGCATGAATTGCAGATTTTACATGCCTTGCAAATTACGCCTAAAGTCCCTGTGAGGCAATATTTAAAGATTGTGGCTTGACAAAAACCTACTCAAGGgtgatttaaattgaatacAGATGGTAGTAGTCTAGGAAACCTAGGTTCTTCAGGGGTGGGtggtattattagaaatgatcaaGGACAATTGGTGCATGCTTTTAATTCTCATATTGGCTTTGGTTCAAATAATAGAGCTGAGTTGTTAGCTCTGTTGCAAGGTCTTAAAGCCTGTAAAAATTTAgggattaattttgtggaaataGAATTAGATTCTCACGTGGTAATCTCGTGGTGGATTAGGCGGAGATGTGGAGtatggtatttggaggatttttgggatgatATACTTGTTCTAATGGATTCGATGGTTTTCGTAGTCCGGCATGTTTATAGGGAAGGAAATAAGTTGCTGACTGGTTGGCTCGGAGTGTGGCGGCTGGTTTTAACACGGAATGGAATATTATTGAGGATTTACTTAGGATCCTCCGTGGATTAATTAGACTGGATAAACTAGGTTTACCATCTTTGCGTTGCTGTTAGAATTATCCATCTTGTTTGGTTGTTGGCTCGGAGTGTTTGTTGGCTCGGAGTGTTTTTGTCCATGTTTTGTGCTAACGTTTGTGTTGCAGGTGGggtttttttctctaatttttgttatttgaataGAAGAAACTAGGCTCTTTTTGATACCTGGTTTCGGATTTTTATATTGTATCCCTAGGTATTGGtatgtaaccacggttttcctccgccacaagtgagggtttattaataaaattgagatggAGTCACTCATGGACAGGTGATTCTTGGctctttaataaataaataaaaaaataagaactacCTTTGAAGATTTGTTTGCAGAAaacgtagctagctagctttaggATAAAACTTCACATCCCAGATCATCTGTCATCAAACTGCATTAATATAGACATTAATCTTCTCAAGCATCAAATGTAACATAAAAGTACATGAATTCTTTCCATTTTAGCTTAAAAAGTAATGGAAACTTCATTGAAACTACTGGATAGCTAGGGATCGATGATGATGCAGTAGTACTTGAGCAAAACAAATAAGCTAGGCCAAGTACATGATGCAGCAATTGCAAAAAAAGTACATGCATTATCTGATGCTTGTCGATCCAAGTGTCTGCCACTTGTGCAAATTATATGTGTCATATTACCAAGACAATAGTTGTTAACATGACCAGCTTATCAAATTTCGTGCCCCACCATGTGAATTTCATCCACATATACCCTACTCATTTCCAAAGATGCAGCTTGTCTTTGTTCccttcttttgtttcttctttagtttttttattcttctgttCCCTGTCTCACTCTACCGATCAGGTGCTGGGAATCAATCAGCTTAGCTTTAAGACAAGGTGGACTTAACTTCTCAATGTGTAGAGATAATTACTATAAtgttaatttgttgttttggtatggagtttcttctatttaaaacattatagaaaaaagtatatataatacatatcatgttcaaattattgggataattttttaacttcaaatTATCAAGAATggtatataataacctttaattataaaaagaataataccAGATACAATTTTAGGGTATACGAGCCTCACgccctccctttaaaaaaaagtgagatacGCCATTAACTTTCTTTCAAGAGAGTTTACGAAACTTGTACACTTCTTattggcaatttttttttttttttttgtttaatctcAAAACGTCACACAGTTTTCTAACAAAAGTCTTATGAGGAAAAGGTTGTTTTAATAACCTTTGATCCAAACCCTATATGTGCCCTATTGACCAAAGGTTCTTTTATTAACCTTTGATCCAAACCCTTTTGCTCTTTTGttccaatattatttttgtagaagtgtatttttgtttttattgatgatgatgatcatgaattCAAGTGAAAGAACCAAATCAAAGCTAGGTGATCATGAAAATGTGGGTCAACATAATTAAGGCCTTTGTGCAAATATGTTGTGgaacaaatatttaataaaaggttATGTTATAATTGGGTGTAGTCAAAATGACAAAACAATTGGAATGCCTATAGGCCCGATTGGGTTCGTTGCATATCTACTAGTTCATGATGATTATGTTAGTTTACAAGATTGTCAAACAAATTATGGGTTTGCCAAGTACTACAGatcataaatgaataataatatgtCTTAAGCAAGTCTGAAATCCACCCACCATGATCACTTCCTCGTGCTAAATCCAGTGGCGATTTTTTCGCACCTCATAAATCCTTCTTTATACTTTCTTATCCCATATGTAAGTAGAATATCGTAATAACCTGTCATATACTTGTTTTGCAAGTCGAATAAAGAATTTgacaacttttcttttttttagatggacaaaagttggatgaatTTGGGTGACAGACTTGTATCACCTGCATATGCTGAAGGGGTTAATAATTTCCTCACAATGGCACGAAACCATTCCATGGAAAGTGATCGCATTCGATGTCCTTGCCGTATATGCTGTAATAACCTCTTCTTGCCTATATTTGAGGTGGAGAATCACTTTTTCATAAAAGGGATCAATCCAAATTACACccagtggatatttcatggAAAGGAGGAAACACTCCCCACCATTAACGATGACACCGATCCCAGGGTTGGAGTGGAAGACGAGTACATTGATGACATGAATTGTATATTAGATGACATACGAGCAGGCACAATCGGAGATGCTCCTGAAAACAACACTGCATCGCCAACTCATCCATCAATACCACAACCCTCTCCAAACTCAACTTTTGACCAACTATTAGAGGTGCTCGACGTCCTCTTTTCGACGGCTACATTAAATTCTCAAAGCTGTCATTCGTTGTGAAgttgttacatattaaaaaaatcggTGGGTGGTCAATCAAGTCTTTTGATATGCTCATAGGCCTTCTGCGGTCTGCCTTTCCTGATGCTAAATTGCCTAGTTTATATGAGGAGGCAAGGTCATTGGAGCGAGGTTTGGGTTTCAAGTACCACAAAATTCACGCATGCCCCAACGACTGTATTTTATTCTGGAAGGAATATGCTAATCTTAATAAGTGCCCTATATGTAAGGCTTCACGTTGGATGCCAAATACACATGGGTCACGTGTGATCCCACAAAAAGTGCTTCGACATTTTCCTTTGAAACCAAGATTGCAGTGTCTCTTTGTGACAGACAAGATAGCatgagatatgagatggcataaGGAGCAGAGGGTACCCGATGAGACTAGTATGAGACATCCTGCTAACTCTGAGTCCTGGAAGACATTTTATAAAGCCCATTCTCGATTTGCTAGGGATGCTTGTAATGTTAGGCTTGGTTTGGCAAGGGACGACCTCAATCCCTTCAATAACCTAGCAAAGCCATATAGCATTTGGCCAGTTATTTTTGTCCCGTATAACTTGCCGTcgtggttatgcatgaaagaccaGTTCTTCATGACATTACTCATTATCCCTGGTCCAAAATCACCAGGGATTGACATTGATGTCTATTTGCAGCCGTTAGTTAATGAGTTGATTGAGCTATGGGAACATGGGGTACCTACATATGATGCTTCTattaaagaaatgttcatgTTGCATGCTGTCTTATTGTGGACAATTAATGACTTTCTTGCTTATGGGAATCTTTCTGGGTGGTCAACTAAAGGGAAATTAGCATGTCCCTCTTGCAATACAAGCACAGATTCCAATTGATTGAAATATGGCAGAAAGCATTGTTATATGGGACATCGACGTCTCTTACTGGAAGGTCACATTTGGCGGACGAGAGAAAGGTTGTTCAACGGTAGAGAAGATCATCGCATGCCACCAAATTGGGTTGAAGGAGCGGGTCTCTTAACTCAACTAGATCTTCTTGGAGATGTCCAATTTGGAAAATCTTGTAGGAAGAGAAAACGAACTGCAGAACAATTAAACTGGACAAAGAAAAGCATCTTCTTCAAGCTACCTTATTGGTCAATGCTACGGCTTCGACATAA
Above is a genomic segment from Juglans microcarpa x Juglans regia isolate MS1-56 chromosome 1D, Jm3101_v1.0, whole genome shotgun sequence containing:
- the LOC121265149 gene encoding uncharacterized protein LOC121265149, with the protein product MAAVENVGRRFVDLVSVVPQPLPELVVSHRAPKTKDGELFFQFSKEEIFRLAEPFRFSIVLKFLRNRPSLDAIRIFIRNRWSLEGVPVVSTMRHPINVFVRMASEEDCMRALSREACDIDWIPYCAFHWTPDFKEEEPSIVPVWIELPDLPPNFYHESFLKILTIPIGRFIRRDNPTQCATRTDGARICVEMDAAIEPLSHFWIGTPGLGSSRKQDIVYETLPAFCSKCKIQGHNVRTCRARKKRPENLSWVRQQETVVEDQEPVVEEPKEPVIAEAGVADQTKLVQEPKELTFPSVTAEKETAENITSEINLVLRTSALALLIEGLDVDKEHGEVPNTEGSVEARQNKARLERVDVLHDSVTLLREAKVATETLVGDGSFNDSEVYTEQRVDDQMQEDVVCLEEGSLSDPEPDIHAEVFPQNKDYHTETEEEAEKRKGLGTSMGRLKSLISKFKPKMVVLLEPFQSFDKAHYYMRALHFDNVISNDKVGGKIWVLWMNDLVVNVIRMTSQFLSLSTVEGDFQFLGNFIYAKCNMMDRRILWEDLRWNNLSEDPYLFAGDFNIIHSDLERRGGRSRSIAAMDDFNKWIHEGGLIDLNSHGSKFSWCNGQRGLAKAWAKLDRVLLDANLMSIVPNVTCSYLPRMTSDHCPMLIEFLKDPYSYDPSPFRFQQMWVEHPEFIDFVKSVWSVPVVGMGLFKLANRLKRVKVALREWNKRVFGRTNAHIASLEVKVEGLEGSLQREWDIDAERELVVASAELSTWRRREDIRLAQMAKIKWNKEGDRNSKFFHVWLANKRCKRIQGMRTSDGIEFNSPEEIHNGAVDYFADFFKNTNQLRAFPDLSHLISPVIEEVDCTCLCCIPSLEEVKEALSSIPINSSPGPNCFGAGSFKSCWEVIKMDVLEAISEFFLSKKLLRFYSASFIVLIPKIDVPTGFLPKLIFLEQGAFIPERSIFENISITQEMVHSLNKVSHGGNIMIKVDMAKTYDQMDKSWMNLGDRLVSPAYAEGVNNFLTMARNHSMESDRIRCPCRICCNNLFLPIFEVENHFFIKGINPNYTQWIFHGKEETLPTINDDTDPRVGVEDEYIDDMNCILDDIRAGTIGDAPENNTASPTHPSIPQPSPNSTFDQLLEVLDVLFSTATLNSQSCHSL